Part of the Caulifigura coniformis genome, CGTCAGCGACACCAGGAAGTGGACCTGGTGCGAGAGCGTCATCGCAACTCCGCTGTGCCTGAGCACGATCGGATAGACAAACCCGGCCGTGAACCACAAGAGAAGGCAGATTCCTCCGGCATTCACTCCGCTCAGCAGCGCCCGGCGACGGATCACCGGCGTGGAAGGACCCCGTCCGGTCACGCCCGGAAACACCCCGCGGACGCGATCAAGGGCCCACGCGATCCCGATCGGGAAGGCGACGGCGTTGACGCACGTCAGCGTGTTCCAGAACAGTTCGCGCACCCCCGCATGGGTGGCCGCGAGTGGCACGATGATCTCAGCTTCGTTGTAGAAGATGTTGAAGGCAGTGGCCGCCTGGTTTGGCAGCAGCACGCCCATCACGGCCGCCAGACGCGGAAACCGGCGAACAGCCCCGCGCCAGCCTTGATCGACGTCGTTCAACAGCCGCCACGCCGGTCGGTCGAGGCAGACTTCCAGATGCCGCGCCAGTTCGCCGCCCGACTGGAACCTCCCGCCAACGTCCGCCTTCAGGCAGCGGCCGAGAACCTGCGCCAGCGCACGGGAGCCGGTGTCCGTGACCGAATGCGCCTCTTCAGGAGGCCCCCCTTTCCGGCGGGCGATCATCTGCTCCAGCGTGGCCGTCCAGTTGTCGACGACCGATTCATCGGTGAACGGCCGCTGTCCGCGGGACACTTCGTACAGCAGCACCCCGAGGGAATACAGGTCGCTTCGGCCGTCGAGCGAGTCGGGAGAGCGGTCGATCCCCGGATGCGCCGCCTCGAGCTGCTCGGGCGACATGTAGGCCAGGCTTCCGCCGAAGTAGGCGGCCGGTGTCGAGCCGAGCGAGGAGGCGCTGAAGCTGATGTTGAAGTCTGCGAGGCGGGGAGAGCCGTCCCCGGCCAGCAGCACGTTCGCCGGCTTGATGTCGCGATGCAGGACTCCTGCCCTGTGGGCGTACTCGAGTGCCCGGGCCAGCTGCATCCCGATCCGGCAGACGATGTCGCTCCACGGCACGCGTCGCGTCGCATCCGCCCACGTCGTCGCGAGCCGGTCGACTTCGCCCCGCTTCTCGAGAGCGTTCCGGACCGCATCGACCAGCAAGGCGCCCGTCCGCTCGTGCCCAGGCGTCGCCTTCACGAGCGGCACGACGTCCTGCAGCGTTCCTCCCGGGACATACTGCATATAAAGCAGCCGCAGGCCGACTTCAGGCACGCTCCGCTGATCGAAGACCCGGACGATGTTGTCGTGGTCGAGCTGCGCAAGGGTCTGCGGCTCGCGGCTCTTGTCGGCCGACAGCTTGAGAGCGACCAGACGCTGCATTGATCGCTGCCGGGCGAGGAACACGCGGGCGAACGCGCCCGAGCCGAGCAGCGTCAGCAGGTCGAAGTCGTCGACCGCGTCCCCTGGAACGAATCGATCGAGAACGCGCCTCACGGCGTGCGCACCATTCCCCGACTGCGGCGACGTGTTCTCGAGTTTCCACAGCCGTTCCAGTTCCGCGGCGCACCGCGGGAACGCCTTGCGGTGCTCCTCCAGGTCGACCGATTCCCCGGCCTGTTTCCGAAGCCGGCATTCTTCAAAGAGCACGTCCGGAGTCACCAGGTCGGCCAGGCCCGGGAAGTCGCCCAGGTAGTCTTCGACGCGACGCGGCAGATGGTCGCGCGTCCAGCGATAATCGAGATCGACTTTGACCAGTTCGAGCAGCAGTTCCTGGATCAGGACGGGTGAGGCGTCGGGCGGGAGGAAGTCGTTGATCTCCGGCGCCGCCGATTCACCACTCGCCGCGAGATCCCACGCCTGAATGAAACGATCGATCTGGGCCGACAGCAGCGACCACGAATGGGCCGCGGCGTCGAGCGAGAGCAGCGTCGGTTCGGTGGCGGAGTCGGACATTCGTGCAATCTGGGGCGCGCCTGACCAGCCGAGCGGTCGCAAGCCCGGGCGACCTCACTTCTGACCCGCGCCATTCATCCATCAGGGAAGGGGACAGCAGCGCGAACTCGCCCGATTCCATCCGGACATTTTGGCGTTTTCTCCGCCAATGCCTATGCTTCACGATTCGCCGCGTGGTTTCACGCCCTCTTCCAGCCCGAAATCGAACTGCTCGAGTCATGCGTCAACTCGCCGTCGCCCGTCACGCCGCCCGCACGGCCTCGGAAGTCATCAACCGCTATTTCCGCGAAGGCGTCGAGATGCGGGAGAAAGGCCCAGGCGACCTCGTTTCTGCCGCCGATGTCGATGCCGAAAAGGCCATCGCCAGCGTCATCCACCAGGCCTTCCCCAATGATGCCATCCTCGGCGAGGAATCGCATTCGGCCCCGGCCGATTCCGAAAGGCTCTGGATCGTCGACCCCATCGACGGCACCACCAACTTCGCCCACCAGATTCCCCACTTCGCCGTGTCGATCGCTTACTACGAGCGCGGCGTCCCGATGTGCGGCCTGATTCACAACCCCGTCACCGGCGATTGGTATTCCGCCATCAAGGGGGAAGGGGCGCTCGTCAACGGCAAGAAGGCCCGCGTCAACCCCCACGCCACACTCAACGAAACCATCGTGGCCATGGGCTTCTTCCCCGGCATGACCCCCGAAACCAAGGCCACCTTCGATGCGGCCCAGGAATTCGTCCGCGCCGGCGTCCATGGCGTCCGTCGCCTCGGCGCGGCGTCCCTCGATTTCTGCAACGTCGGCTGCGGCTTCTACGGAGCCTATTTCGAGTACGCCCTCGCCCCCTGGGACTTCGCGGCCGGACGGCTGTTCGTCGAGGAAGCCGGAGGCAAGGTGACGACCGCCTCCGGCGACCCCCTCCCCACGGGCCGCTCCAGTATCCTCGCCACCAACGGCATCCTGCACGACGCCGCACTGGAGATCGTCCGGGCTCAGCTCCGCTGATCCTTCGTGAATCAACCTTGCTTCGGCAGCCGTCGGCGCGCGAGAATCAGCCTGCTGTCGTCACGGGGTCGCGTGCGCGGCCCCTCTGCTGCCGCTCATGAAAGAGCATGTTTCACTTTCGAGGAGTGATGCATGTCGAAGCAGTGGTACTACGAAGCGATGGGCGCGCCGGTCGGGCCCATTACCTCCACCGAACTCAAGGCCTGCGTCCTGGCCCGGCGGATCAGCCCCGAAACCCGCATCCGGCTCGGTGATGACGGCAAGTGGCAGACGGCCGACCGCGTGAAGGGCCTCTTCGACGCCCCCGTCACGCCTCCGGCCCCTGCGAAGCCGGCCGCTCCCTCCAGAACGCCCACCGTCTCGGTCACGACGCCGACGGCCGCCGAAACCGGCACGGCCGAAATCTCGACAATCCAGACCGCCGAACTCACGATCCCCGTCGCCGGCGTCACCCCCGCCCTCTCCGTCTCGACCGGAACCGCCTCACCCGCCGCCGACGACGACAGCGATACGGACTACGACTTCTTCAAGTTCGTCGGCTTCGAGAACGCCATCGGGCATGCGCTGAACGACGTCCTCAGGGAGTACTGCCGCGTCCATCACGTCACCATGACGCAGGCGACCCGGCGCGCCCTCGCCGATTTCCTCGGACGCAAAGACCTCAACGGCGACCCGCCGGCAGCCGCCCCCGCGCCCGAATCCTTCGGAGTCGGCTGAAGCGCCGATCACTTCTTCGCAGCGTCGTCCGCGTCGGCGAGTGACCGCATGCGGAGCGAGTGAACGCGCAGCTTCTTCGGACCGTAACGCGTGTCGTACACCCCGAGCAGAACCCGCCCCGGTTCGTAGTTCAGCATCCCGACATGGTCGGCGACGGTCTTCTTGCCGACTTCCAGAGTCAGTTCCTTGTTCGAGACCACGAGCCGGAAAGGCTGCGTGCGCAGCCACTCGAAATGCTCGAGGTCTTCGGTGCCGTCGGGAATCGCCGCGCCGCCGCGAAGCTCCGTGAGAAACCACGGGCTCCCGCTCTCCTTCAGTGTCGCGTTGCTGAGGACGTATCCCCGGCCATCACTCCAGCCGACGGCCATGAACCAGCCGCCGAACTCGGTGTGTTCCATGACACCTTCGAGCTCGAAGTCGCCCGCTTCCGGAAGCTGAACGGCCGCGCTCGCCCCCGTGACGATCTGCAACGCGCCATCGACGAGCCCGAATTCACCGTCGTCCGCGAAGTCCCCCAGGACGAACGGATGACCCGGCTTCGGCCCGGTGAACTTCAGATCGGGGAAGTTCTGGATCAGCCCTTTTTCCGGAAGGGGCCTGCGCCCACGGACCTTCGCCACCGGATTGACGAGCACGGCCCATTTGCTGGAGAGCGCGAACTCCTTCTCGGCTCCTGGTTTGGCCTTGGCCTTGTCCGCCCCCAGGAGCAGAGGCGTCAACAGGAGGCCGGTGACAAGAATCCGCACGCACTGCCTGGATGTGCCCATGAAGAATCACCCTGGTGGAAGCGAAGAAATAGCCGCGAGCTTCAGCCATTGAAACTACCGAGCCATCCGACCCGTCGCAAATCCCGGCCGGTGTTTCTGGTCATTCAGGATCGTCGAACTGAGGGAAAACACTCTCCCCACTGGCCCGGATTTCAGGCCGGCGGAGTCGGTTGTGCCGGCTGTCCGGCGTTGTCGAAAAACCTCGCAAGGGGCGTTTGACCCGCGTGGGGGGCGACCTATGTTTGAGCGTCAACGGCCGGAACGGTTCGCGGGTCACCCGCAGCCGACAACGACCGGGCTCGCTCCCTTCCACGCGAAGGAGCGGGGCCCTCGCGGCCCGACATCACCGCAATTGAACTACGGCGAGGCAAGGAAAGCTGGGAGCTTTGAGGGGACCTTGCCTCGCCGTTTTCTTCTTTTTGCCCGCCGCCACGCCGCGTCGGGCGTCAGGCTGGGCAAGCCTTTCTGAAACCGCCGGTTTTGACGGCAGCTCTCCTTCATCTTCCGCCGATATTCCCGACTGACGGCGGTGCGCCCGCGATCGGCCTTCTGCCGCGCGGACGCCCCTCCTGCGGCGGGCCCTCGCCGCGTGTCAAAGACGCAATGCGGGAGGTATCGAACGCGAATGAACGGACGGCCGTTCCGGATCGCAGCGGCAGGACTGGGCGCGGCGCTCATAGCGAGCATCGTTGCCGGACTCTCGCATTTCCGGATCGAGTCCCGACTTCTCGCGCGGTCGATCAGAATCCCCGTCTCATCCGCCACCGTTGTACTCGCGGCCAGTTCGCCGTCCGCCTCGCCGACTCACGCACAGACTTCTCCCGCTCTCCCGCCCGCTCCTCTGCCGGCGATCCCTCTTCCGCCGGACGTTGAGACCAACGCGCTCGACCTCCTTGCCCAGACGCTGCCGCAACGCGACCCCGTCTCGCGCGGCATGTCGCGGCCCGGGATGGCCGTCGTGTCGAATCTCCGCCGAAAGAAGGAGTTCGTCGAACTCCCTCCGCCCCCCGAGTTCCTCGATGAGCCGGCCGCCGACCTCGCCGTCGCTCCCCCCTTGCCCGTCCGGTCGATCGAGCCGGCCGCCGATTCCCGCCTTCTCGCGGAAATCGCCAGTCTGAAAAGTGAACTCGAGCGACTGGGCCAGCAGCAACGGCTCGAACGCGAAGTCGAGCGCGACCGGCATGCTCGGGAACTCGCGGACGTCGCGACGGAGCATCGCCTGGCCGAACTGAAAGCTTCCATCGAAGAGCTGAAGGCGAAACAGTCCGAAGCGCGCACCGCGATGCTACAGGAGGAGCCGGCCCCGCCAGTCTTCGAACGCACCGTCCCGCAGCCGCCGCCCGAAGTGGCCCTTCCCGTCGCGGAAGCCCCCGCAGTCGATCCCACGGTCCGGATCGTCGAATCCACAACGGCGAACCATTTCGACTTCCATTTCGACGCCGCCAGCCTCCAGGTCGCCCTCGCCCGCATCGGCGAGCACGGCGCAATGAACCTTGTCATCAGCCCGGAGATCGCCGGAATGGTGACGGCCTCCTGGAAGAACATCACCGCCCGCGAAGCGCTCGACGCCGTCTGTCTGGCCCACGGGCTCACGGTTCAGGCGAATGGCGGGTTCCTGCTCGTTTCGAGGCCGAAGGAACCGCCCGCCCGGGTGGAACCGGCGAAGAAAACCGTCGCACAGATGTTCCGGCCGCTCTACATCTCGGGCCGCGACCTCCGTCCGCTGATCGAGCCGTTGCTGACGCCGAACGTCGGCCGCGTCTCCGTCACCCTGCCGCAATCGACCGGCGAGGCCCGGCGGATACCGGGAGGTGCCGATTCGCTGTCGCAGCCCGATGCGGTGATGGTCGTCGACTATCCCGAGGTCATCGAACTCGTGGCGCGGACCATCTCGGAACTCGACGTTCCCGCGCCGCATGTGGAACTGGAAGCCACGATTCTCGACGTGCAGCTTTCGGGACGGGTGAAGGACGGCGTGGGATCGCTCATCGCGAACGGCGAGTTCAGCCATCGCCCCGGCTTCGTGAGTCTGGATGACCCGCAGATGTCGATGCCCTGCGACTCCTGCTGCCAGACCTGCGACATGCCCTGCAGCGAAGTGGTCCGGAAGCTCAAACTCTGGACCGACGTGAAGCTGGTCTCGAATGCCCGCCTGCTGGTCCTCAACAAGCAGCCTGCGGAACTCCAGGTCGGCTCGGAAAGCCTGGCCATTCTGCCCCGGGGCGGAACCATGTCGACCTCCGCGGTCGATGGAGGAATGCGGCTCTTTGTGCGGCCGTTCGTGTCGGCCGACCATCTGGTGCGGCTGGAAGTTGCCCCCGAGGCGATCACGTCCCGCTCGCAGCCGATGAACACGCGCCGCGAGACATTCGCTTCCGTGGCAACGAACGTGGCCGTTCCGAACGGGGGATCGCTCGTGATCGCCGGGCTGAACGTCGACCAGTCAGTCGCCCCCAGCGCCATCTTCCAGGGCTTCGGTCGGCCGAAGAAGAAGCACAAGGACGAAGCCGACCGGGCTGTGAGACGCGAAATCGTGATCATGATCACGCCGCGGGTGGTGCAGGGATGCGGGCCGCTTCATTGAACCCTGAAACATGACGGTGCACAGGAGATGGATAGACTGGAGAACGATAGTCTTCAGGGATTCATCATGTACGACCGTATCGTCTCTGTTCCCGGTATTCTCGGCGGCAAGCCAATCGTCCGGGGAACGCGCATGAGCGTCGAGTTCATCCTTGAGATGCTCGCGTCGGGCGCCACTCGTGAACAGATTGTGGAGACTTATCCCCTCTTGACGATTGAAGACGTCGAGCAGGGGATTCTGTTCGCCGCGGCCTTGTTGCGGAACGAAGACGTCTATGTCCACGTCGACGACGTGTCGTGACGCTCTTCGCATCTGGCGTCTCGTGACCTCGTCGCTCAGGACGCAGACTTCGGGCTCGCGTATGGCCCCGTCGCGATTCGTGTCCGAACCTTGATGTGGTGCCCCGGCGGGCAGCCATCGCGCAGCGTCGGGTTCTCCGGCGACCGACTTCGCGCAGTTTCTGCCGGTCCACGGCCGCAAACGCCCCGTATCGGCCTTCAGAAGCCCAAACTTGAAAGTCTTTCAAAGCCCGATAGTCAAACCTGCAAAAACCGCTTGACACTTTTCGCGACCGGCAGATATCAACCGGTCCTTCGCTGTCTCACCTCTCAAAGTCTTCCCCCCCACGCCACTTCCAACTTTCGCAATCCCGCGGGGCACATTCGTACCCACGCAAGGATCGCCGTCTGCCTTCGTCTGACTTCCGTTCTGGAATCATTCGTCTCCGGATCGCGTTCTGCGCTCACAGTGCGATTGAGCCCCATCCCACCGGGAGGAGCTTCTCCATGAGCGACATTGCATCCTCCGCGACAATTCGCCTGACCGGCCGCGTCGCGGTCTGGTCCCGCGATGAGCGGGCCCGCCAGCGTCTGGTGCTGGCCATCCAGCAGAACGGCTATGAGGCCGTCGAGTTTGCCACCATCGAAACCCTGCGAACGGGCATCGCTTCGAGCCCGTTCTCGGCCTGCGTGATTGACGAGCCGGATCATCCGGACGTCGTCCGTGCCACGGAACAGGCCGCCCGCCAGGGTGGTCACCCGACGCAGTTCGTCGTGCTGCCTTCACTGGGAGCACGCGGCATGCCGTTCGGCGGGCCGGTCTGCGACGTGCTCGAGCCGCCCCAGACGGCTGAACGCCTCGGCCGGGCGCTGTTCGCCGCCGTCGGTCGCTCGCGGCTGCTCGCCGAAAACCTGAACCTCAAGCGGCGCCTTGAAAGCCGCATGTTCGAAGACCTCGTCGGCCACAGCGAAGCGATGGATACGCTCCGCCGGAAGGTCGGTGAAGCCAGCGAGCATGAACGCCCGGTCCTGATTCATGGTGAGGCCGGAGCCGGCACGTCGATCGTGTCGCGAGCCATTCACCTCGCCCGCTGCGGCGGTCGCCGACCGTTCCTCAAGATCTCGTGCTCGGTGCTGTCGGCCGCGGTCGTCCAGGCCGAACTGTTCGGCGACGGACGCAACGCGGGCCGGTTCGCCTCGGCCACCGGCGGCACCCTGCTGCTCGAAGACGTGGAAGCCCTGGCCCTGCCGGTGCAGGAACAGCTGGTGAAGGTGCTGGAAGAGAAGCAGTATCGTCCGACCGGTTCGGACACGCCGCTTCCGCTCCAGGTGCGGATCCTGGCTTCGACGCACTGCGACCTGCAGCAGCTCGCCGCGGCCGGCAAGTTCCATCCGGGACTGGTCCGCCATCTGCGAGTCGATGCGATCCACGTCCCGCCGCTCCGCGACCGTATGGAAGACCTGTCGACGCTGGCCGAGCAGTTCCTGACGGAATGTGCCGTCCGCGAAGGACAGCCGGTTCGCAAGCTGAGCCCCGAGGCTCTCGAGCGGATGCGTCAGTACAACTGGCCGGAAAACTGTCGCGAACTGCAGAACGTCATCAGCCGCTGCTGCTCACTGAGCACGGCAACCATCATCACGGCCGAGATGATCGAGCCCTGGCTCGAGAAGTCGGCTGACGATGAAGCGACCGATCCGGGCATGACGCTGGCTTCGATGGAACGCAAGCTGATCGAAGCGACGTTCAACCGCTTCGCCGGCAACCGCGAACTGACGGCCAAGGCCCTGAAGATTGGTCTCCGCACTCTCTCCGGCAAGCTCCGCGAGTACGGCTACCCGCCGCGTGGAGGCCCGGGTTCGAACCGCGAAGCCCGCGCCGCCTGATCGCGGCAGAGTCCCCCACGAAGCCCGGCTTTTGGCAAAAGGCCGGGCTTCTTTTCAACCTGCTGCCAGCGTCGATCCCAACGAATCCCCCGCGGCAGCCCCCGAACCCTCCGTACCGAGTTCCCCTTCCCCACCAGGAGCCGTCTGCCATGCCCACGCGACTCCTTCTCCTGGCGATCTTCTGCCTGCCTGGCAGCAGCTGCGCGAGAAGTTCCCGCGCGATCGTCGACGGAGATCCCTTCCTCGCCCCGACCAGCACCCAGGTCGCCTTCGACGAGCGGACCGCGGCCCCGGTTGACCCACCCACCCAGTCAGCTCCCCAGGTCAGGGAGACCGCCTCGGTCGTCGACAACAGCCTGATCGGAGTCGACGTCGATGTCGCGTCGGGCCAGACATCCATGTCGCCGCCGGAGAAAAAAGAATGGTGGCACACCGCATCGGCCGCGGAGGCCTCCGGGGAGATGCAGACCGTGATGAAGGATGACATCAAGGTCCCCGATGCGGCATCCGTCAATGGCCGCGTCG contains:
- a CDS encoding serine/threonine-protein kinase, translated to MSDSATEPTLLSLDAAAHSWSLLSAQIDRFIQAWDLAASGESAAPEINDFLPPDASPVLIQELLLELVKVDLDYRWTRDHLPRRVEDYLGDFPGLADLVTPDVLFEECRLRKQAGESVDLEEHRKAFPRCAAELERLWKLENTSPQSGNGAHAVRRVLDRFVPGDAVDDFDLLTLLGSGAFARVFLARQRSMQRLVALKLSADKSREPQTLAQLDHDNIVRVFDQRSVPEVGLRLLYMQYVPGGTLQDVVPLVKATPGHERTGALLVDAVRNALEKRGEVDRLATTWADATRRVPWSDIVCRIGMQLARALEYAHRAGVLHRDIKPANVLLAGDGSPRLADFNISFSASSLGSTPAAYFGGSLAYMSPEQLEAAHPGIDRSPDSLDGRSDLYSLGVLLYEVSRGQRPFTDESVVDNWTATLEQMIARRKGGPPEEAHSVTDTGSRALAQVLGRCLKADVGGRFQSGGELARHLEVCLDRPAWRLLNDVDQGWRGAVRRFPRLAAVMGVLLPNQAATAFNIFYNEAEIIVPLAATHAGVRELFWNTLTCVNAVAFPIGIAWALDRVRGVFPGVTGRGPSTPVIRRRALLSGVNAGGICLLLWFTAGFVYPIVLRHSGVAMTLSHQVHFLVSLTMCGLVSAVYPFFALTWVAVKVYYPSLVRLSDRTLPEDEVVLRSVKQWCEAGLMLAAAVPLLAVTLLVVTGSKAQLALMIAAAGGLFGFVLCFLAYRTLRDDLETLLRVIGKSSSGRIA
- a CDS encoding inositol monophosphatase family protein, whose protein sequence is MRQLAVARHAARTASEVINRYFREGVEMREKGPGDLVSAADVDAEKAIASVIHQAFPNDAILGEESHSAPADSERLWIVDPIDGTTNFAHQIPHFAVSIAYYERGVPMCGLIHNPVTGDWYSAIKGEGALVNGKKARVNPHATLNETIVAMGFFPGMTPETKATFDAAQEFVRAGVHGVRRLGAASLDFCNVGCGFYGAYFEYALAPWDFAAGRLFVEEAGGKVTTASGDPLPTGRSSILATNGILHDAALEIVRAQLR
- a CDS encoding DUF4339 domain-containing protein, which encodes MSKQWYYEAMGAPVGPITSTELKACVLARRISPETRIRLGDDGKWQTADRVKGLFDAPVTPPAPAKPAAPSRTPTVSVTTPTAAETGTAEISTIQTAELTIPVAGVTPALSVSTGTASPAADDDSDTDYDFFKFVGFENAIGHALNDVLREYCRVHHVTMTQATRRALADFLGRKDLNGDPPAAAPAPESFGVG
- a CDS encoding type II secretion system protein GspD codes for the protein MNGRPFRIAAAGLGAALIASIVAGLSHFRIESRLLARSIRIPVSSATVVLAASSPSASPTHAQTSPALPPAPLPAIPLPPDVETNALDLLAQTLPQRDPVSRGMSRPGMAVVSNLRRKKEFVELPPPPEFLDEPAADLAVAPPLPVRSIEPAADSRLLAEIASLKSELERLGQQQRLEREVERDRHARELADVATEHRLAELKASIEELKAKQSEARTAMLQEEPAPPVFERTVPQPPPEVALPVAEAPAVDPTVRIVESTTANHFDFHFDAASLQVALARIGEHGAMNLVISPEIAGMVTASWKNITAREALDAVCLAHGLTVQANGGFLLVSRPKEPPARVEPAKKTVAQMFRPLYISGRDLRPLIEPLLTPNVGRVSVTLPQSTGEARRIPGGADSLSQPDAVMVVDYPEVIELVARTISELDVPAPHVELEATILDVQLSGRVKDGVGSLIANGEFSHRPGFVSLDDPQMSMPCDSCCQTCDMPCSEVVRKLKLWTDVKLVSNARLLVLNKQPAELQVGSESLAILPRGGTMSTSAVDGGMRLFVRPFVSADHLVRLEVAPEAITSRSQPMNTRRETFASVATNVAVPNGGSLVIAGLNVDQSVAPSAIFQGFGRPKKKHKDEADRAVRREIVIMITPRVVQGCGPLH
- a CDS encoding DUF433 domain-containing protein — translated: MYDRIVSVPGILGGKPIVRGTRMSVEFILEMLASGATREQIVETYPLLTIEDVEQGILFAAALLRNEDVYVHVDDVS
- a CDS encoding sigma-54-dependent transcriptional regulator — encoded protein: MSDIASSATIRLTGRVAVWSRDERARQRLVLAIQQNGYEAVEFATIETLRTGIASSPFSACVIDEPDHPDVVRATEQAARQGGHPTQFVVLPSLGARGMPFGGPVCDVLEPPQTAERLGRALFAAVGRSRLLAENLNLKRRLESRMFEDLVGHSEAMDTLRRKVGEASEHERPVLIHGEAGAGTSIVSRAIHLARCGGRRPFLKISCSVLSAAVVQAELFGDGRNAGRFASATGGTLLLEDVEALALPVQEQLVKVLEEKQYRPTGSDTPLPLQVRILASTHCDLQQLAAAGKFHPGLVRHLRVDAIHVPPLRDRMEDLSTLAEQFLTECAVREGQPVRKLSPEALERMRQYNWPENCRELQNVISRCCSLSTATIITAEMIEPWLEKSADDEATDPGMTLASMERKLIEATFNRFAGNRELTAKALKIGLRTLSGKLREYGYPPRGGPGSNREARAA